In a single window of the Chondrocystis sp. NIES-4102 genome:
- a CDS encoding RNA polymerase, sigma-24 subunit, ECF subfamily protein — protein MSISLPISWSKAKVTRTKSLVSPEKLSNYDLIVYCQADIQPDKVAFAELLRRYQSHLNRLFYHLAPDWEERADLTQEVWIRVYRHLHRLQDPTKFRGWLNRIATNLFYDELRKRKRVNQPLSLDAPVYVEDGEMSWELPDDAPSPSDDLATQEFYDHLKVAIADLPETFRTTIVLREIEGLAYEEIAELTGVSLGTVKSRIARARLKLQSVLQNYLDEE, from the coding sequence ATGAGTATATCTCTTCCTATATCTTGGTCGAAAGCTAAGGTTACTAGAACTAAAAGCTTGGTGTCGCCTGAGAAACTCTCCAACTACGATCTGATAGTTTATTGTCAAGCAGATATTCAGCCAGATAAGGTGGCTTTTGCTGAGTTATTGCGGAGATATCAATCTCATTTGAATCGCCTTTTTTATCATTTAGCCCCAGACTGGGAAGAAAGAGCGGATTTAACTCAAGAGGTATGGATTAGAGTTTATCGCCACCTTCATCGTTTACAAGATCCTACTAAATTTCGTGGTTGGCTCAATCGTATTGCTACTAATCTTTTTTACGATGAATTACGTAAACGCAAGCGCGTTAACCAACCTTTATCTTTGGATGCACCCGTTTATGTAGAAGATGGCGAAATGAGTTGGGAATTACCTGATGATGCCCCTAGTCCTAGTGATGATCTAGCTACTCAAGAATTTTATGATCATTTAAAAGTTGCGATCGCTGATTTACCTGAAACTTTTCGTACCACTATTGTACTTAGGGAAATTGAGGGTTTAGCTTATGAGGAAATTGCAGAGCTTACAGGAGTATCTTTAGGTACAGTAAAGTCACGTATTGCCAGAGCTAGATTAAAACTTCAATCTGTCTTGCAAAATTATCTTGATGAAGAGTAA
- a CDS encoding peptidase M23B: MQAFLRPNLTVITTSIFLAIAPAVKALEVKVSPTTPQQGDTISVIITTDVPNSKPTVTVESKSYPVFQQDNHYRAFIPTSPLTAAGKMALTVEGDKHTSNIGLWVKSRSFPTQYITLTGSASRPATQMELDKVAAFKKLVTPEKYWQGAFIRPSAARVSTEFGLRRYYNGEFAQDYYHRGVDYAGETGSAVVAPAAGKVRLIGKESEGFHVHGNVVGIDHGQGVVSIFMHLKDINVTEGTMVKPGQQIGTVGATGASTGPHLHWGLYVNEVAVDPVPWRYNVIE, encoded by the coding sequence ATGCAGGCTTTTCTCCGACCAAACTTAACAGTAATTACCACCTCCATTTTTCTGGCGATCGCTCCTGCTGTCAAAGCTTTAGAAGTTAAAGTATCTCCCACAACTCCACAACAAGGTGACACAATATCTGTAATTATCACCACTGATGTTCCTAATTCTAAGCCGACGGTTACTGTCGAATCTAAAAGCTATCCTGTATTTCAACAAGACAATCATTACCGAGCCTTTATTCCAACCTCTCCCCTAACCGCAGCAGGTAAAATGGCTTTAACAGTCGAAGGTGATAAGCATACTAGTAATATCGGTCTTTGGGTTAAAAGTCGCAGCTTTCCTACTCAATATATTACCCTAACAGGTTCAGCCTCAAGACCTGCAACTCAGATGGAGTTAGATAAAGTAGCAGCCTTTAAAAAACTAGTTACTCCAGAGAAATATTGGCAGGGTGCTTTTATACGCCCTAGTGCAGCTAGAGTGTCTACAGAATTTGGTTTGCGTCGTTACTATAATGGGGAATTTGCCCAAGATTATTACCATAGAGGCGTAGACTATGCTGGGGAAACAGGATCAGCAGTAGTAGCCCCCGCAGCAGGAAAAGTTCGTTTAATAGGGAAAGAAAGTGAAGGGTTTCATGTACATGGTAATGTTGTAGGTATAGATCATGGACAAGGTGTAGTTAGTATTTTTATGCACTTAAAAGATATTAATGTCACTGAAGGGACAATGGTAAAACCTGGTCAACAAATAGGTACAGTCGGAGCAACAGGCGCATCCACTGGGCCTCATTTACACTGGGGTTTATATGTCAATGAAGTAGCAGTAGACCCTGTACCTTGGAGATATAATGTCATTGAGTAA
- a CDS encoding GAF sensor signal transduction histidine kinase gives MNISTSVVQQLLTKCTEWRPQMYFKSSLTALSHAMEDLVLNDSDTPLVIASFQRERFYRQEAHRYKRIADRTKQVYVLSAPETNFSDSSQDYEKIAFEPTDALAKEWHLVIIGKQYASCLICREKVIPPTENPKKVIIDPNRRFEGIWTFERSVTIEAAKIMLERIAIYRPELGTKINQAYKTYLVPSAKAKASLKNNSPLINPDPFVQRLVTYLQAGQYKLLKANKTLADKQQKEQLLNSVANAVRRSLNTKQILQVAVQKLGEGLGVCRCIIYRCHENDAVAIIEREYISPGIKSVKGQQWQLADNPLFAEAIALTETISVDNTHEDPRVNQLARAKGTGEFFANLINNYSISSWLLVPIFYYGKLLGVMELHHCDTVPIAWKANDIALVDAIATQVGVALIQAEAYAELEDLNQQLEALDRTRSNLVAIVGHELRTPLSTIQVCLESLASEPDMPLEMSQIMLETALNDAERMRTLVQDFLTLSRLEGGGVEWNLETLSISECIDLAISNVKARNSEQQLPQIKNLTNPEALPLIQIDGEWLVEVLAKLLDNACKFTQAEGEIAIAVKTNGNNLVEVIVSDTGRGIESGSLETVFDRFYQEEGALRRSAGGTGLGLAICRQIVKNWGGEIWAQSPGKDQGSQFHFTIPIKALNKVNKSDSLNKSVRARKKSNKKTKK, from the coding sequence ATGAACATTTCTACTTCTGTGGTACAACAACTGTTGACTAAATGTACAGAATGGCGACCACAAATGTATTTTAAATCTTCTTTAACAGCGTTATCCCACGCGATGGAAGATCTAGTGTTAAATGATTCAGATACCCCCTTGGTAATTGCCAGTTTTCAAAGGGAGCGTTTTTATCGTCAAGAAGCCCACCGCTACAAGCGCATTGCCGATAGAACTAAACAGGTGTATGTTTTATCCGCCCCTGAAACAAATTTTAGTGATAGTTCTCAAGATTATGAGAAAATCGCTTTTGAGCCGACGGACGCACTAGCTAAAGAATGGCATTTGGTAATTATTGGTAAGCAATATGCTAGCTGTTTAATCTGTCGTGAAAAAGTAATTCCACCAACAGAAAACCCTAAAAAGGTGATCATTGATCCTAATCGTCGTTTTGAAGGTATTTGGACATTTGAACGAAGTGTGACGATTGAAGCAGCCAAGATTATGTTGGAGCGTATTGCTATTTATCGTCCAGAATTAGGGACAAAAATCAATCAAGCCTATAAGACATATTTAGTTCCAAGTGCTAAGGCGAAAGCGAGCTTAAAAAATAATTCACCTTTAATTAATCCTGATCCTTTTGTACAAAGATTAGTTACTTATTTACAAGCTGGTCAGTATAAATTACTAAAAGCCAATAAGACTTTAGCTGATAAACAACAAAAAGAACAATTACTAAATTCAGTCGCCAATGCAGTCAGGCGATCGCTCAATACTAAACAAATCCTGCAAGTAGCAGTGCAAAAACTGGGAGAAGGTTTAGGAGTTTGTCGCTGTATTATTTATCGTTGTCATGAAAATGATGCAGTAGCAATAATTGAACGGGAGTATATTAGTCCTGGGATCAAGTCAGTCAAAGGTCAGCAATGGCAATTAGCTGATAATCCTTTATTTGCAGAAGCGATCGCCTTAACTGAAACTATTAGTGTAGATAATACCCATGAAGATCCACGAGTTAATCAATTAGCTCGCGCTAAAGGTACAGGGGAATTCTTTGCCAATCTAATCAATAATTATTCCATCTCTTCTTGGTTACTTGTGCCAATTTTCTATTACGGTAAACTATTGGGAGTTATGGAATTACATCATTGTGATACAGTCCCCATTGCTTGGAAAGCCAATGATATAGCTTTAGTAGATGCGATCGCAACTCAAGTGGGGGTAGCTTTGATCCAAGCCGAAGCCTATGCAGAATTAGAAGATCTCAATCAACAATTAGAAGCCCTAGACCGCACTCGCTCTAACCTGGTTGCTATTGTAGGTCATGAACTACGTACCCCTCTTTCGACAATTCAGGTATGCTTGGAAAGTTTAGCTAGTGAACCTGATATGCCCCTAGAGATGAGTCAGATAATGCTAGAGACTGCTTTAAACGATGCAGAAAGAATGCGTACTCTAGTACAAGATTTTCTCACCCTTTCCCGTTTAGAAGGAGGAGGCGTTGAATGGAATCTGGAGACATTATCAATTAGTGAATGTATAGATTTAGCAATTAGTAATGTCAAAGCACGCAATAGCGAACAACAATTACCCCAAATTAAAAACTTAACCAATCCCGAAGCCCTACCCCTAATACAAATAGATGGTGAATGGTTGGTGGAAGTCTTAGCAAAACTTTTAGATAATGCTTGTAAATTTACCCAAGCAGAGGGAGAAATAGCGATCGCTGTAAAAACTAACGGTAATAATCTTGTTGAAGTGATTGTATCTGATACGGGTAGAGGAATTGAATCAGGTAGCTTAGAAACTGTTTTTGATCGCTTCTATCAAGAGGAAGGAGCGTTGAGAAGAAGTGCAGGAGGTACAGGCTTGGGTTTAGCTATTTGTCGGCAAATTGTCAAAAATTGGGGGGGTGAAATTTGGGCCCAATCTCCAGGTAAAGATCAAGGTAGTCAATTTCATTTTACTATCCCTATAAAAGCTCTCAATAAAGTCAATAAGTCTGATTCTCTAAATAAATCTGTTAGAGCGAGAAAAAAAAGTAACAAAAAGACAAAAAAATAA
- the psaD gene encoding photosystem I reaction center subunit II: MAEEMKLSGKTPKFGGSTGGLLTKAEVEEKYAITWTSSKEQVFEMPTGGAAIMNEGENLLYLARKEQCMALGAQLRTRFKPKIQDYKVYRIFPSGEIQYLHPADGVFPEKVNEGREYNGIKDRRIGQNPQPATVKFSGKATYEA; encoded by the coding sequence ATGGCAGAAGAAATGAAGCTTTCTGGCAAAACCCCAAAATTTGGCGGTAGCACAGGTGGCTTATTAACTAAAGCAGAAGTTGAAGAGAAATACGCTATTACCTGGACAAGCAGCAAAGAACAGGTGTTTGAAATGCCTACTGGTGGGGCTGCGATTATGAATGAAGGAGAAAATCTTCTTTATTTAGCTCGTAAAGAACAATGTATGGCTTTAGGAGCGCAATTACGCACTAGATTTAAACCAAAAATTCAAGATTATAAAGTCTATCGTATTTTTCCAAGCGGTGAAATTCAATATTTGCATCCCGCAGATGGCGTATTCCCCGAAAAAGTAAATGAGGGTCGCGAATATAACGGTATAAAAGACCGCAGAATTGGTCAAAATCCTCAACCAGCTACTGTTAAATTCTCTGGGAAAGCAACCTACGAAGCGTAG
- a CDS encoding anthranilate synthase component I, whose protein sequence is MIFPGFTQFTELAQKGNFIPIYQELVADLETPVSAWYKVCAGQPYNFLLESVEGEEKLGRYSFLGCDPMWVLEARGEKTTQTYRDGSVTEFTGNPFEICNQCLASIKPVKLSQLPPGIGGLFGVWGYELIRWIEPRVPVNEPDVADLPDGVWMQVDNLIIFDQVKRKIWAIAYADLRSADNTLEQAYQDASDRVNKLVLKLQLPLPIEAKSLSWNSFETNQTTDNSGVVYCSNTEQQVFCSNVERAKEYIRAGDIFQVVLSQKLATVYKGHPFNLYRSLRLINPSPYMAYYQFGNWQLIGSSPEVMVKADARSDGKIEATLRPIAGTRPRGKTKAQDDAYASDLLADPKEVAEHIMLVDLGRNDLGRVCVKGSVTVDELMVIERYSHVMHIVSNVVGELESNKTAWDLLKACFPAGTVSGAPKIRAMEIIHELEPERRGPYSGVYGYYDFEGQLNSAITIRTMIVTPYQAEQHMVTVQAGAGLVADSIPESEYQETLNKAKGLLEAIRSVN, encoded by the coding sequence ATGATTTTCCCTGGCTTTACCCAATTTACCGAACTAGCACAAAAAGGCAATTTTATTCCTATATATCAAGAATTAGTAGCAGATCTAGAAACCCCTGTATCAGCTTGGTATAAGGTATGTGCTGGTCAACCCTATAATTTTCTTTTAGAGTCTGTAGAAGGTGAGGAAAAGTTAGGTCGCTACAGTTTTTTAGGGTGTGACCCGATGTGGGTTTTAGAAGCTAGAGGGGAAAAAACTACTCAAACTTATCGTGATGGATCGGTAACTGAATTTACAGGTAATCCTTTTGAAATTTGTAATCAGTGTTTAGCTTCTATTAAACCTGTTAAATTATCTCAACTTCCCCCTGGAATTGGCGGTTTATTTGGGGTTTGGGGATATGAATTGATTCGTTGGATTGAACCACGAGTACCTGTAAATGAGCCTGATGTCGCTGATCTACCCGATGGGGTATGGATGCAGGTGGATAATTTAATTATCTTCGATCAAGTTAAACGCAAAATTTGGGCGATCGCTTATGCGGATTTACGTTCTGCCGACAATACTTTAGAACAAGCATATCAAGATGCTAGCGATCGCGTTAATAAGTTGGTCTTAAAGTTACAATTACCCTTACCAATAGAAGCTAAATCTTTATCCTGGAATTCTTTTGAAACTAACCAAACAACAGATAATTCAGGTGTGGTCTACTGTAGTAATACTGAGCAACAAGTATTTTGTAGTAACGTTGAACGGGCAAAGGAATATATTCGTGCAGGTGATATTTTTCAAGTAGTCTTGTCTCAAAAGCTGGCTACCGTTTATAAAGGTCATCCTTTTAATCTCTATCGTTCTCTGCGTCTGATTAATCCTTCTCCCTACATGGCTTATTATCAATTTGGTAATTGGCAACTTATCGGCTCATCTCCAGAGGTGATGGTTAAGGCTGATGCTAGAAGTGACGGTAAAATTGAAGCTACCCTCAGACCTATTGCAGGTACTCGTCCTCGTGGTAAAACTAAAGCTCAAGATGATGCTTATGCATCTGATTTATTAGCAGATCCCAAAGAAGTTGCAGAGCATATTATGTTGGTGGATTTAGGACGCAATGATTTAGGGCGAGTTTGTGTTAAAGGTAGTGTCACTGTTGATGAGTTGATGGTGATTGAACGCTATTCCCATGTTATGCACATTGTTAGTAATGTGGTTGGGGAATTAGAGAGTAATAAAACTGCATGGGATCTACTCAAGGCTTGTTTTCCTGCGGGGACTGTTAGTGGTGCGCCCAAAATTAGAGCTATGGAAATTATTCACGAGCTTGAACCTGAAAGAAGGGGCCCATATTCAGGGGTGTATGGATATTATGATTTTGAAGGACAGCTAAATAGTGCAATTACCATTCGCACCATGATTGTAACTCCCTATCAAGCAGAGCAACATATGGTTACTGTCCAAGCAGGAGCAGGGTTAGTCGCAGATTCAATTCCCGAGTCGGAATATCAGGAAACTCTTAATAAGGCAAAAGGTTTATTGGAAGCTATTAG